The Thermoflavifilum sp. genome contains a region encoding:
- the pyrH gene encoding UMP kinase: protein MIPKYKRILLKLSGESLMGKRNYGIDPQVIAQYAQDIKSVTDLGVQVAIVIGGGNIYRGMDSEETGIERAQGDYMGMLATVINGMALQSGLEKIGLFTRLQSAIKMEQIAEPYIRRRAIRHLEKGRVVIFGAGTGNPYFTTDTAASLRAVEIGADVILKGTRVDGIYSADPEVDAHATLYRTISFEEVYRNNLNVMDMTAFTLCQENNLPIIVFDMNTPGNLLKVVIGEKVGTLVTK, encoded by the coding sequence ATGATTCCCAAATACAAACGCATATTATTGAAACTGAGCGGCGAATCGCTGATGGGCAAACGCAATTATGGTATCGATCCCCAGGTGATTGCCCAGTATGCTCAGGATATCAAGTCGGTGACCGATCTCGGCGTGCAGGTGGCTATTGTGATCGGGGGTGGAAATATCTACAGGGGTATGGATAGCGAAGAAACCGGCATTGAACGCGCACAGGGCGACTATATGGGCATGCTGGCGACCGTGATTAATGGTATGGCACTGCAAAGCGGATTGGAAAAGATTGGCCTGTTTACCCGCCTACAATCGGCAATTAAAATGGAACAAATTGCCGAGCCTTATATCAGACGCAGGGCGATACGCCATCTGGAAAAAGGGAGAGTGGTGATTTTTGGAGCAGGTACCGGCAATCCGTATTTCACTACCGATACAGCTGCCTCGCTTCGTGCTGTAGAAATCGGTGCAGATGTGATCCTGAAAGGTACACGCGTGGATGGAATATATTCTGCCGATCCAGAAGTGGACGCCCATGCAACCCTTTACAGGACCATCTCTTTTGAGGAAGTCTATCGCAACAACCTGAATGTGATGGACATGACCGCCTTTACCCTCTGTCAGGAAAACAATCTACCCATTATCGTGTTTGATATGAATACACCCGGGAATTTACTAAAAGTCGTGATCGGGGAAAAGGTGGGCACGCTGGTCACCAAATAA
- the pdxH gene encoding pyridoxamine 5'-phosphate oxidase, protein MEKDDIHIADLRREYSRAKLDEREVADNPFVQFQRWFQQALDSHVLDANAMVLATCGSDAQPSARVVLLKAFDERGMVFYTNYESHKAKDLTENPLAALLFYWKELERQVRIEGRVEKLTTQENEAYFQSRPLESQISAWASPQSQPIEDRAVLKARVEAYRRQFEHTPINCPPFWGGYRLIPHYFEFWQGREQRLHDRIIYQKSADKWVIGRLAP, encoded by the coding sequence GTGGAAAAAGATGATATCCATATTGCAGATCTCCGACGGGAATACAGTCGAGCTAAGCTTGATGAGCGCGAGGTAGCCGATAATCCCTTTGTTCAGTTTCAACGCTGGTTCCAACAGGCCCTCGATAGCCATGTGCTCGATGCCAATGCCATGGTTCTTGCTACCTGTGGGTCAGATGCACAACCATCTGCAAGGGTTGTGCTCTTAAAAGCATTCGACGAGCGTGGTATGGTTTTCTATACGAATTATGAAAGCCATAAAGCAAAAGACCTCACCGAGAATCCACTCGCTGCGCTCTTGTTTTACTGGAAAGAACTGGAGCGTCAGGTGCGTATAGAAGGAAGGGTTGAAAAACTAACCACGCAGGAAAATGAAGCCTATTTTCAATCCCGACCCCTGGAAAGTCAGATCAGCGCATGGGCTTCCCCACAAAGCCAGCCCATTGAAGATAGGGCTGTGCTTAAAGCCCGTGTAGAGGCTTATCGGCGCCAATTTGAACATACACCGATCAATTGCCCCCCTTTCTGGGGTGGTTATCGCCTCATTCCCCACTATTTTGAATTCTGGCAGGGTCGCGAACAGCGGCTCCACGACCGCATCATTTATCAAAAATCAGCCGATAAATGGGTGATAGGCCGACTGGCGCCTTAA
- a CDS encoding 30S ribosomal protein THX yields MGKGDIRTRRGKIWKGTFGKSRPARKQNKKQFPVTRTATSSTEAPASSSQQA; encoded by the coding sequence ATGGGAAAAGGAGATATTCGTACCCGTAGAGGTAAAATCTGGAAGGGCACATTTGGCAAGTCGCGCCCCGCGAGAAAACAAAACAAGAAACAATTTCCTGTAACCAGGACCGCTACTTCATCCACAGAAGCTCCTGCAAGCTCGTCCCAGCAGGCTTAA
- a CDS encoding HU family DNA-binding protein: protein MFHHSKTVRTMNKAELIDKIAKDAGITKAQANDALDAFTSAVVETLKKGGKVTLVGFGTFSVSKRNARNGRNPQTGKIIKIPAKKVAKFKAGKAFASKLK, encoded by the coding sequence ATTTTTCACCATTCAAAAACTGTTCGCACTATGAACAAAGCCGAATTAATTGACAAGATTGCCAAAGACGCAGGCATCACCAAGGCTCAAGCCAATGATGCGCTGGATGCCTTCACCAGTGCCGTTGTTGAAACCCTGAAAAAGGGCGGCAAGGTTACACTGGTAGGATTTGGTACTTTCTCTGTATCCAAGCGTAATGCACGTAACGGCCGCAATCCACAGACCGGGAAGATCATCAAAATTCCTGCAAAGAAAGTGGCCAAATTCAAGGCTGGTAAAGCTTTCGCATCCAAGCTGAAATAA
- a CDS encoding DUF4286 family protein — protein MVICNITWNVASEAFEQWKDWLLHRWLPTLQELNATQLHFCRLLHQTHDGLTFTQQVAVHNMQAYTHLIQSLQPELQYMMQLLGTSVVYFQSVMEEISL, from the coding sequence ATGGTCATTTGCAATATCACCTGGAATGTAGCTTCGGAAGCCTTTGAACAATGGAAAGACTGGTTGCTACACCGATGGCTGCCGACGTTACAAGAGCTCAATGCCACCCAGCTTCATTTTTGCCGATTGCTACATCAAACCCATGATGGCCTTACCTTCACCCAGCAGGTAGCCGTTCATAATATGCAGGCATATACCCATCTCATCCAATCGCTACAGCCCGAACTTCAGTATATGATGCAACTACTGGGAACATCGGTCGTTTACTTCCAGAGTGTGATGGAAGAAATTTCGCTTTGA
- a CDS encoding exodeoxyribonuclease III produces the protein MSSSIRILSYNVNGIRSALKKGLADWIASSPGEIICFQETKAQPGDIDQTVFHKAGYETYWFSAQKKGYSGVGILTKIKPDQVFHGNGFPQSDAEGRVLQLLFGDILLINAYYPSGTSGEERQQYKYQWLDEWFDYLEKLKKQYPRIILCGDYNIAHKEIDIHDPKGNKNSSGFLPEERAWMDKFFAHGWIDTFRYLHPNEPHRYSWWSMRFPTVRQQNKGWRIDYIAVTEPLKSAIIDADILPQVQHSDHCPVWLELKWPVQKK, from the coding sequence ATGTCGTCCTCAATCCGCATCCTCAGTTACAATGTGAATGGTATCCGATCTGCATTAAAAAAAGGACTGGCCGATTGGATAGCCAGCTCACCAGGTGAAATCATTTGTTTTCAGGAAACCAAAGCCCAACCCGGCGATATTGATCAGACTGTCTTCCATAAAGCCGGATATGAAACCTACTGGTTTTCGGCACAGAAAAAAGGATATAGCGGTGTAGGAATCCTTACCAAAATAAAGCCCGATCAGGTTTTTCACGGCAATGGTTTCCCACAAAGTGATGCGGAAGGCCGTGTCTTACAACTGCTTTTCGGCGATATCCTGCTCATCAACGCTTATTATCCTTCTGGTACCAGCGGAGAAGAACGACAACAATACAAATACCAATGGCTTGACGAGTGGTTTGATTATCTGGAAAAATTAAAAAAGCAATATCCCAGAATTATCCTCTGTGGCGATTATAACATTGCCCACAAAGAAATCGATATTCATGATCCGAAAGGCAATAAAAACAGCTCAGGATTTCTTCCCGAAGAACGGGCATGGATGGATAAGTTTTTTGCTCATGGATGGATTGACACCTTTCGCTACCTGCATCCCAACGAGCCACACCGTTACAGCTGGTGGAGCATGCGTTTCCCCACCGTACGCCAGCAAAATAAAGGCTGGCGGATCGACTATATCGCGGTTACGGAACCTCTGAAATCCGCCATCATCGACGCCGATATTCTCCCGCAGGTGCAACATTCCGATCATTGTCCCGTATGGCTGGAATTGAAATGGCCTGTGCAAAAGAAATGA
- a CDS encoding ligase-associated DNA damage response DEXH box helicase, which translates to MDIEQKLSETPGYQAISRWMQQKGWTIADFQRQTWIKVLQGYSGLLQAPTGCGKTFAVFLPMLARWMNTQAHHLAQRTADTATRKGLQLLWITPLRALANDLARSMQQAIQEMDIPWQVGIRNGDTLPSERRQQSKQMPEVLVITPESLHLLLTHAHHEAYFQHLSMIVIDEWHELLGSKRGLLVSLALAYLQHLRHSHFHCAPIPVWALSATLAEPTEALDALLGSTIPTSQRTIIRAHIQKKIQIDTIYPDEITHYSWAGHLGLKLIHKVIPIIQQSRSSLLFINTRGMAERWYQALLDEAPELAGTLAIHHGSMDMALRQWVEQALHQGQLKAVICTSSLDLGVDFRPVDTVIQVGSPKSIARFLQRAGRSGHQPDACSHIYFLPTHALELAEVAALKSAIEQQQVEQPRPVVMAFDVLIQFLSTLAVGGGFQAETLFSVIRSTYAYQHLSLDEWSWILQFLTQGGEALQHYDEFQKLELREGYYRITHRRLAMLHRLHIGTIVSDAMLKVKCLHGGYVGMIEEYFIDRLKPGDCFVLAGKTLELVRIKDMVVWVKKSPAQEAWIPSWMGGRIPLSGPLAAELRKQLADRRQQVPEIAYLQPLLELQQQLSHIPDEDELLVEYIRTRDGNHLFVYPFEGRQVHEAMASLLAYRIASDQPCTFSIAMNDYGFELLTDQPLAIQPTTLKRWLHPASLQEDLLQSINATEMARRKFRDIACIAGMVFQGYPGAYKTQRHLQSSTSLLFDVLRQYDPGNLLLRQALDEALLEQVDLLRLQETLHRIQHQEIILQTPHQFTPFSFPLKVDSLRENLSTEKWEDRIRRMLRQLQRAT; encoded by the coding sequence ATGGATATTGAACAGAAGCTTTCGGAAACGCCGGGCTACCAGGCCATCAGCCGGTGGATGCAACAAAAAGGTTGGACTATAGCCGATTTTCAACGACAAACCTGGATAAAAGTCCTGCAGGGATACTCAGGTCTGTTACAGGCGCCCACCGGCTGCGGAAAAACGTTTGCTGTTTTTTTGCCCATGCTCGCCAGATGGATGAATACACAAGCCCATCATCTTGCTCAAAGGACTGCCGACACGGCCACCCGGAAAGGCCTGCAGCTGCTCTGGATCACACCCCTTCGCGCACTGGCCAACGATCTGGCACGGAGCATGCAACAGGCTATCCAGGAAATGGATATTCCCTGGCAGGTAGGCATCCGTAACGGAGATACCCTTCCATCGGAACGACGGCAGCAAAGCAAACAAATGCCCGAAGTGCTGGTGATCACTCCCGAAAGCCTACACCTGTTGCTTACCCATGCTCATCATGAAGCGTATTTCCAGCATCTTTCCATGATTGTGATCGATGAATGGCATGAGCTGCTGGGCAGCAAACGTGGGCTGCTGGTGTCGCTGGCGCTGGCCTATCTGCAACACCTGAGGCATAGCCATTTTCATTGTGCCCCCATACCCGTCTGGGCCCTTTCGGCTACCCTTGCCGAACCCACAGAAGCCCTGGATGCCCTGCTGGGATCCACCATCCCCACTTCCCAACGCACCATCATTCGGGCCCACATCCAGAAAAAAATCCAGATCGACACCATCTATCCCGATGAAATCACCCACTATTCATGGGCCGGCCATCTGGGACTGAAGCTCATCCACAAGGTAATCCCTATCATCCAGCAAAGCCGATCCAGCCTCCTCTTCATCAACACCCGGGGCATGGCCGAGCGCTGGTACCAGGCGTTGTTAGATGAAGCTCCCGAGCTGGCCGGCACCCTGGCCATCCATCATGGTTCGATGGATATGGCTTTACGACAATGGGTGGAACAGGCGCTGCATCAGGGACAGCTCAAGGCCGTCATCTGCACATCGAGCCTGGATCTGGGAGTAGATTTTCGTCCGGTGGATACGGTGATTCAGGTAGGCAGTCCCAAAAGCATTGCACGCTTTCTGCAGCGGGCCGGTCGAAGCGGTCATCAACCGGATGCCTGCAGCCACATTTATTTTCTGCCCACACATGCCCTCGAGTTAGCCGAAGTGGCCGCACTGAAATCGGCTATCGAACAACAGCAGGTAGAACAACCCCGACCAGTGGTCATGGCTTTCGACGTATTGATTCAGTTTCTCAGTACACTGGCTGTGGGAGGCGGCTTTCAGGCTGAAACCCTCTTTTCGGTCATCCGTTCTACCTATGCTTACCAGCATCTCAGTCTGGACGAGTGGTCGTGGATATTGCAGTTTCTCACGCAGGGTGGAGAAGCGCTTCAACACTACGACGAATTTCAAAAACTTGAGCTGCGCGAGGGATATTATCGCATCACCCATCGAAGGCTGGCCATGCTCCATCGCCTGCATATCGGCACCATTGTGAGCGATGCCATGCTAAAAGTGAAATGCTTGCACGGTGGCTATGTAGGGATGATTGAAGAATATTTCATCGACCGGCTAAAGCCCGGCGATTGTTTTGTGCTGGCGGGAAAAACGCTGGAGCTGGTGCGCATTAAAGATATGGTGGTATGGGTAAAAAAATCCCCGGCACAGGAAGCCTGGATTCCCAGCTGGATGGGCGGCCGCATCCCCCTTTCAGGCCCACTGGCAGCCGAACTCCGGAAACAACTGGCCGATCGACGCCAGCAAGTACCAGAAATTGCCTACCTACAGCCCTTGCTTGAGCTTCAACAACAGCTGTCCCATATCCCCGACGAAGATGAGCTGCTGGTGGAATATATCCGCACACGCGATGGCAACCACCTGTTTGTTTATCCCTTCGAAGGCCGACAGGTACATGAAGCTATGGCCAGCCTGCTGGCTTACCGCATAGCCAGCGATCAGCCTTGCACGTTTTCCATTGCGATGAACGATTATGGGTTTGAATTGCTTACCGATCAGCCGCTTGCCATTCAACCTACAACTTTAAAACGATGGCTTCATCCCGCTTCCCTTCAGGAAGATTTGCTACAAAGCATTAACGCTACGGAAATGGCCAGGCGAAAATTTCGCGATATTGCCTGCATAGCCGGCATGGTCTTTCAGGGCTACCCGGGTGCTTACAAAACACAACGCCACCTGCAATCCTCTACCAGCTTGCTATTTGATGTGCTCCGGCAATATGATCCCGGCAACCTGCTCCTGCGACAGGCATTGGATGAAGCTTTACTCGAACAAGTCGATCTGCTGCGCCTGCAGGAAACCCTGCACCGCATCCAGCATCAGGAAATCATACTCCAGACACCCCATCAGTTCACCCCCTTCAGCTTCCCCCTGAAAGTCGATAGCCTGAGGGAAAATTTAAGTACCGAAAAATGGGAAGATCGCATCCGACGTATGCTCCGGCAGCTCCAGCGCGCAACATAA
- a CDS encoding ATP-dependent DNA ligase, translating into MKELIALIQRLDQTQNTTEKLDALKNYFLAADPHDAIWVVALFTGRRPRRPITSVQLKNWCKAYLQMPDWLFDACYQTVGDLAETIALLIPDTNPPCATLPSLHRLMEQLMELHGAPEKTKREFLHTYWSSLDQRGRFVLHKLLTGSFRVGVSHHLLIQAIANAYHLDKATVAHRIAGSWDPRKTRLETLLHATNENTSRPYPFCLAYPLDTEPKNLGDPQAWAVEWKWDGMRGQLIKRKGEIFLWSRGEEWMGDRFPELVAAGTRLPDGTVLDGEILPCRNQQILPFAQLQTRIGRKHLSEQLLREIPVIFMTYDLLEFQGLDQRTRPLMERRRLLESCLQTAAHPLLWISPLVSFTDWDSLSLARQHAREKGSEGLMLKKWDSPYRTGRHRGDWWKWKLNPFSLDAVMLYAQRGHGRRAGLYTDYTFALRDGEQLVPFARAYSGLSDEEIREVDQFIKTHSREQFGPVRSVDPLLVFEIGFEGLAPSRRHRSGVAVRFPRILRWRKDKTPEEINTLQDLQQLLQQYGY; encoded by the coding sequence ATGAAGGAATTGATTGCATTGATTCAACGGCTCGATCAAACCCAGAACACAACCGAAAAACTGGATGCACTGAAAAATTATTTTTTAGCCGCCGATCCGCACGATGCAATTTGGGTGGTAGCGCTTTTCACCGGCCGTCGGCCTCGCCGCCCCATCACATCTGTCCAGCTGAAAAACTGGTGTAAAGCCTATCTGCAGATGCCCGACTGGCTATTCGACGCCTGCTACCAAACCGTCGGCGACCTGGCTGAAACCATCGCCTTATTGATTCCCGATACAAACCCACCTTGTGCCACGCTTCCTTCTCTTCATCGGCTCATGGAACAGCTGATGGAGCTGCATGGCGCTCCGGAAAAAACAAAACGGGAATTTCTTCATACCTATTGGTCGTCGCTCGACCAGCGGGGCCGCTTTGTGTTGCATAAGCTGCTCACCGGTTCCTTCCGGGTGGGAGTGTCGCATCATCTGTTGATTCAGGCTATCGCCAATGCCTATCATCTTGACAAGGCTACCGTGGCTCATCGGATTGCGGGCTCATGGGATCCTCGAAAAACGCGACTGGAAACGCTGCTGCACGCGACTAATGAAAATACATCCCGGCCTTATCCGTTTTGCCTGGCTTATCCCCTCGATACCGAACCGAAAAATCTGGGAGATCCGCAGGCATGGGCCGTTGAATGGAAATGGGATGGCATGCGAGGACAATTGATCAAGCGCAAGGGTGAAATTTTCCTGTGGTCGAGAGGTGAAGAATGGATGGGCGATCGATTTCCGGAACTTGTGGCTGCAGGGACGAGATTACCCGACGGAACCGTACTGGACGGCGAAATATTACCCTGCCGGAACCAGCAAATTTTACCTTTTGCACAATTACAAACCCGTATCGGCCGTAAACACCTATCCGAACAGTTATTGCGCGAGATACCCGTCATCTTCATGACCTATGATCTGCTGGAGTTTCAAGGTTTGGACCAACGAACTCGGCCCCTGATGGAGCGGCGCCGCCTGCTCGAGTCCTGCCTTCAAACCGCAGCTCATCCCTTGCTATGGATTTCGCCACTGGTTTCTTTTACCGACTGGGACAGCCTTTCGCTTGCGCGCCAGCATGCCCGTGAAAAGGGCAGCGAAGGATTGATGCTGAAAAAATGGGATTCACCTTATCGCACAGGTAGGCATCGTGGGGATTGGTGGAAATGGAAGCTGAACCCTTTTTCGCTGGATGCCGTCATGCTTTACGCCCAGCGCGGGCATGGACGCAGAGCTGGTTTATACACCGATTACACCTTTGCGCTGCGCGACGGTGAACAGCTGGTACCCTTCGCCCGGGCATATTCGGGACTGAGTGATGAGGAAATCCGCGAAGTCGATCAATTTATCAAAACCCACAGCCGCGAACAATTTGGACCGGTGCGAAGTGTAGATCCATTATTGGTGTTCGAAATTGGCTTTGAGGGATTGGCTCCGTCCCGCCGCCATCGTTCGGGTGTGGCTGTTCGCTTCCCACGTATCCTGCGATGGAGGAAAGACAAAACGCCCGAAGAAATCAATACCCTCCAGGATCTCCAACAATTGCTACAGCAATATGGATATTGA
- a CDS encoding nucleoside deaminase: MPLFEADLQFMREALKEAQKAYVAGEVPVGAVLVIDGQIIARAHNQVELLNDSTAHAEMLALTAAFHAMGSKYLPQATLYVTLEPCLMCTGALYWSQIGRVVFASADEKNGYRIHQKRMHPFHPKTSVQGGLLAEESTRLLKDFFAGRRL; this comes from the coding sequence ATGCCCTTGTTCGAAGCTGACCTGCAATTCATGCGCGAAGCACTGAAAGAAGCACAGAAAGCTTACGTGGCCGGTGAGGTGCCTGTAGGCGCCGTTCTGGTGATTGATGGACAAATCATTGCTCGCGCCCATAACCAGGTGGAACTGCTGAACGATTCCACCGCACACGCCGAAATGCTGGCCCTCACCGCCGCCTTTCATGCAATGGGAAGCAAATATTTGCCCCAGGCCACCCTTTATGTAACCCTGGAGCCTTGCCTGATGTGTACGGGCGCACTTTACTGGAGCCAGATCGGCAGGGTGGTCTTCGCCAGCGCCGATGAGAAAAACGGTTATCGCATTCACCAGAAACGCATGCATCCCTTTCATCCTAAAACCTCGGTACAGGGAGGATTACTGGCTGAAGAGAGCACACGTTTGCTGAAAGATTTTTTTGCCGGACGCCGCTTGTGA
- the ligA gene encoding NAD-dependent DNA ligase LigA: MYAPEEEKQLSRLLQDLLKRNYDHEAPAEQVKRLRQALRYAEWRYYVQDNPVISDGEYDALFHRLKQLETQHPELITPDSPTQRIASGLTENFPTVAHLTPMLSLDNSYNAADLRDWDRRVKELAGISRVDYCIEPKYDGASISLIYENNILWRGATRGDGIRGDEITTNIKQIKAIPLSADFAALGIRRVEIRGEILMHKETFKALNQQRLAENLPPFANPRNATSGSLRMIDPREVARRKLQAVLYQISFVEMAHHQPLPETLLSQSGVIKTLHQLGFPTPYGLMKVVHHIDEAIQYLQEFEQLRDSLPYEIDGMVIKVDDIRLQEKIGATTHHPRWAIAYKFKARQATSVLRKVEFQVGRTGTITPVAKIDPVPIGGVTVSSISLFNEDVVREKDLRIGDTVLVERAGDVIPYIVKPVVEMRTGQEKPIVFPTHCPVCGDPLVKPHGEAAWRCVNMNCEAQVLERLIHFVSKDAMDIKSLGEANVRRFYELGLLRSIPDIYRLDYDKIRRLEGFGEKSVHNLQQAIEASKKQPLNRLIFALGIRYVGETTARTLAQAIDYLPDLHHWTIEQLTQLPDIGPKVASSIYDFFHNSDNMHMLEELEKLGVNMRNKPQQAMQAGKLAGKTFLFTGTLPHLKRQEAEALVEQHGGKIASSVSRTLDYLVVGEDPGSKLEKARKIPSVQIIDESQFLKLIESA, from the coding sequence ATGTATGCACCTGAAGAAGAAAAACAACTTTCCCGACTCCTGCAGGATTTATTAAAAAGGAACTACGATCATGAAGCACCGGCCGAACAGGTAAAACGGCTACGTCAGGCCCTGCGCTATGCCGAGTGGCGATACTATGTACAGGACAATCCTGTGATCAGCGATGGGGAATATGATGCCTTATTTCATCGACTGAAACAACTGGAAACACAACACCCGGAGCTAATTACGCCCGATTCACCCACCCAGCGGATTGCCAGCGGTTTGACGGAAAATTTCCCTACGGTCGCCCATCTCACCCCTATGCTTTCGCTGGATAACTCCTACAATGCGGCCGACCTGCGCGATTGGGACAGGCGAGTGAAGGAACTGGCTGGTATTTCCCGGGTGGATTACTGCATTGAGCCGAAATACGATGGGGCCAGCATTTCATTGATTTATGAAAACAATATCCTGTGGCGCGGCGCCACACGCGGCGATGGCATCCGGGGTGATGAAATTACCACCAATATCAAACAAATTAAAGCCATCCCGCTATCAGCCGATTTTGCTGCACTTGGCATCCGGAGGGTAGAAATCCGCGGCGAAATCCTGATGCATAAAGAAACTTTCAAAGCGCTCAACCAGCAACGCCTGGCCGAAAACCTTCCGCCCTTCGCCAATCCACGTAATGCCACATCAGGATCCCTGCGCATGATCGATCCCCGTGAGGTAGCCAGACGTAAACTGCAGGCTGTGTTGTACCAGATCAGTTTCGTGGAAATGGCCCATCACCAACCCCTGCCCGAAACCCTGCTTAGCCAATCGGGTGTTATTAAAACCCTGCACCAATTAGGTTTTCCCACACCTTACGGTTTGATGAAAGTCGTACACCATATCGACGAGGCGATTCAATACCTACAAGAATTTGAACAATTACGCGATTCCCTCCCGTATGAGATCGACGGCATGGTGATTAAAGTCGATGATATCCGTCTTCAAGAAAAAATAGGCGCCACCACGCATCACCCACGCTGGGCCATTGCTTATAAATTCAAAGCCCGCCAGGCTACGAGTGTGTTGCGCAAAGTGGAATTTCAGGTAGGACGTACCGGCACCATCACCCCGGTGGCTAAAATTGATCCTGTTCCCATTGGCGGAGTTACCGTGAGCTCCATTTCTTTATTCAATGAAGATGTAGTACGGGAAAAGGATCTGCGTATCGGCGACACTGTACTGGTGGAACGTGCCGGCGATGTGATACCTTACATCGTGAAACCTGTTGTGGAAATGCGAACTGGCCAGGAAAAACCGATTGTATTCCCCACCCATTGTCCGGTGTGTGGCGACCCGCTGGTGAAACCCCACGGTGAAGCCGCCTGGAGATGTGTGAACATGAATTGCGAGGCGCAGGTGCTGGAACGCCTGATCCATTTTGTAAGCAAGGACGCTATGGATATCAAAAGCCTCGGAGAGGCCAACGTACGTCGATTTTACGAGCTGGGATTGTTGCGCAGCATACCCGATATCTATCGGCTGGATTATGATAAAATCCGCCGGCTTGAAGGCTTCGGCGAAAAATCTGTCCACAACCTTCAGCAGGCCATTGAGGCTTCAAAAAAACAGCCCTTAAACCGGCTCATCTTTGCTCTGGGCATTCGATATGTGGGCGAAACTACCGCCCGCACACTGGCTCAGGCTATTGACTACCTGCCAGATTTGCACCACTGGACCATTGAACAACTTACCCAGCTTCCCGATATCGGTCCCAAAGTAGCCAGCAGCATTTACGATTTTTTCCATAACAGCGACAATATGCACATGCTGGAAGAATTGGAGAAGCTGGGCGTGAATATGCGCAACAAACCTCAACAGGCCATGCAGGCCGGAAAATTAGCTGGCAAAACTTTTTTGTTTACCGGTACCTTGCCTCATTTGAAACGTCAGGAAGCCGAGGCGCTCGTGGAGCAACACGGGGGTAAAATCGCCAGCAGCGTGAGTCGCACTCTGGATTATCTGGTCGTGGGTGAAGACCCCGGCTCCAAGCTCGAGAAAGCCCGGAAGATACCCTCCGTACAAATCATCGATGAATCTCAATTTTTAAAACTGATTGAATCCGCCTGA